The genomic interval GAGTTGGATGCCGACCTGAAGACAGCCTCCTACAAGCACGGCCCCCGCAAGGCCGTAGATCTGACGCTCGGGCGTCACCCCGAGTCGGGGGCAGACGAAGAGCGCTCCGAGAATCATGGCCACATTCAGCAAGGCCGGCGAGAATGCGGGCGCGGAGAAGTGGCCGAGGCAGTTCAGCACGGCCATCATCAGGGTGGCCAGCGAGATCAGGAGGATGTAGGGAAAGAGAAACTGCGTGAGACGGACCGTGAGATCGATCTTCCCGGGGACCGATTCGAACCCCTGGACGATGAGCGGCACGACGAGCGGAGCCAGCAGGATCCCCAGGAGACTCACGGCCAGCAGGCAAAGGAGGAAGATCGTCGCGAAGGCGTGGAGGAAGTCCTCGAACTCCCCGCGGTCCTTCTCTTCGATGTAGCGGGCGAGGACCGGGACGAAAGCCGCGCTCAAGGCCCCCTCCGCGAAGAGGGCTCGCAGGAGGTTGGGCAGCCGAAAGGCGACTGTGAAGGCGTCGGCGGCGGGTCCGGTTCCGAAGAGCCAGGCCCGGCTCATGTCGCGCCCGAGCCCTAGTAGACGCGAGGCGAACGTTCCCAGACCGAGCTGAGCCGCGGAGCGGATGAGGCCTGTTCTGTGGCCGTGACCGGGGCTCCCCGGCGCAGCGGGCCGCGTCTGGTCGATGGTCGAGGTCTGCACCGTCTAAGCCTAACACCCTGGCGGGGGGGTGGACAGTCGCCGCGGGTCCTGATAGGAACTGGCCGGGGGAGGCCACTCCCCCGCCGCGGGAGACTCCGGCGGCCGACCCCGGGTCGCTCGCCCTGCGGGAACGCGGCCGGCCTGTCGGCTTCCTCTCCGCCGGGTTTCTCGACGGCGGAACGGGGCGGATCGCAAGCGACCCGCCCCGCCTTGCCCCCGAGATGACTCGAACATCCGACCTACGGTTTAGGAAACCGCCGCTCTATCCTGCTGAGCTACGGGGGCCCTTCAGCGACAGCTCGGAGAAGCGGCCGAATCCTCCGGCCCCTCTCCCTTACGCATCATACATCAGAATCGCGTGGACAGGCGCATCGGCGAGTTTCTCTCGGCCGCTCAGAAAAGCCAGTTCGGCGATGAATCCGTATCCCGCGATCGTCGCCCCGCACCTTCGAATCAGCCGCCCCGACGCGGCCGCCGTCCCGCCGGTGGCGAGCAGATCGTCGACGACGAGAACGCGATCGGATTCCCGAAGCGCATCGTCGTGAACCTGGAGGGTGGCCCGCCCGTACTCGAGATCGTAGTCCTCCGAGAGGCAGTGCGACGGCAGCTTGCCGGGCTTGCGCAGAAGCACCAGGGGGAGGCGGGTTCTGAGAGCGAGCGCCGCCCCTACGACGAAGCCTCTCGCCTCCACCGCGGCCAGGTGCGAGACCCCTTCGTCCGCGAATCGACTCCAGAGCGCATCGATCGCTTCTGCGACGAGATCGGGCTTCAGGAGGAGGGTCGTGACGTCCCGGAACATGATGCCCGGTTTCGGGAAGTCAGGCACATCCCGGATCGCCTCGCGTAGACGGTCCTCCAGGCCGCGTCCCATCCCTTCCCTCCGTCTACGTACCGGTGGATTGGTCGGGGCGAGAGGATTCGAACCTCCGACCCCCTAGTCCCGAACCAGGTGCGCTACCAGCTGCGCTACGCCCCGACCGAATCGAAATCACCTCCACAGACGCTAGCACCGGCGGCGAAGGATGACAAGCGCCGACTCGCGCTCAGCGCCTCCCCTGGCGGGAGAGGCCGGCTATGCCTCGCTCGGCTCCGGCCATCCCTCGCGCCCGACAAGCGGAACGAAGGCGCACAGGCAATCCTCCTGCTCGCTCAGGCCATCGGCCGTTCGCTCGAAGATCTTCAATATCTGGTTGCCGCCTCCGCCGACCGGGATGACCAGGCGGCCGCCCACGGCGAGCTGGTCAAGAAGGCTCTTCGGCGCGCGGGGGGCGCCCGCCGTGACCACGATCCCGTCGTAAGGGGCGAACTGACTCCACCCCATCGATCCGTCTCCCATCCGCTGGATCACGTTCGGGCATCCGAGGGCGGCCAGGGCATTCTGCGCGCGCTGCGCGAGAGCCGGGATGCGCTCCACGGTGAAGACCGTTCGCACGAGGCAGGAGAGGATCGCCGCCTGGTAGCCTGAGCCGGTGCCGATCTCGAGGATCCGGTCGTCCGGCTCGGGCCGGAGGGCCTCGGTCATCAGGGCGACCATGTAGGGTTGCGAGATCGTCTGTCCTTGCCCGATCGGCATGGCGAAGTCGCCGTACGCGCTTCCTCGCATGGCCGGCTCGACGAAGAGCTCGCGGCGCACGCGCAGGAAAGCTCCCAGGACTCTGACGTCCTTGATGCCGCGCGCGCGGAGTTGCTGCTCGACCATCCGCCGCCGCGCGGCCGCCGGATCCGGGATCTCCTCCCGTGACGTCATCCGATTCCGCCCTCTTCCGGAAGGCCCAAGTCCCTGAGGAGCGGGAGCGATTCGTGATCCGTGAGATCGAGGTGGATCGGAGTGATCGACACGAAGCCGTCGCGAAGCGCGTGGCGGTCCGTTCCATCCTGCGGCTCGTCGATGCTGTCTTCTACTCCGATCCAGTAGTAGGGGCGCCCTCTGGGGTCGGTCTTGCGGATCACCTGGCCGGAGTAGGTTCTCGTCCCGAGCCGCGTCATCCGATACCCTCTGATCTCCTCGATCGGCAGGTTCGGGACGTTGACGTTCAGGAGAGTTCCCGGAGGCATGCCGCGGGAGACGATCCTCTCAATCAGCGAGCG from Candidatus Eisenbacteria bacterium carries:
- a CDS encoding adenine phosphoribosyltransferase, with protein sequence MGRGLEDRLREAIRDVPDFPKPGIMFRDVTTLLLKPDLVAEAIDALWSRFADEGVSHLAAVEARGFVVGAALALRTRLPLVLLRKPGKLPSHCLSEDYDLEYGRATLQVHDDALRESDRVLVVDDLLATGGTAAASGRLIRRCGATIAGYGFIAELAFLSGREKLADAPVHAILMYDA
- a CDS encoding protein-L-isoaspartate(D-aspartate) O-methyltransferase, with the translated sequence MTSREEIPDPAAARRRMVEQQLRARGIKDVRVLGAFLRVRRELFVEPAMRGSAYGDFAMPIGQGQTISQPYMVALMTEALRPEPDDRILEIGTGSGYQAAILSCLVRTVFTVERIPALAQRAQNALAALGCPNVIQRMGDGSMGWSQFAPYDGIVVTAGAPRAPKSLLDQLAVGGRLVIPVGGGGNQILKIFERTADGLSEQEDCLCAFVPLVGREGWPEPSEA